The stretch of DNA ATAAACTCTGTCTACAAGCTCCACATGGTGGAATTGCTTTGAAAAGCTTAGAGTCTTGAGCATCAGCAGTAATAGCTATTTTAATGATTTTTTTATTTGGATGATGTGATGCTGCGTGAAAAATAGCTACTCGTTCAGCACATAATCCTGATGGGTAGGCAGCATTTTCCTGATTGTTCCCTGTAACAATGGTACCGTCGTCGAGTAAAATGGCAGCTCCAACGTTGAATTTAGAATAAGGTGCATAAGCTGTTTTTCTTATAGAAATAGCTTCTTGAAGTAATTGTTGATCTTCTGTATGAAGGGATTCTATAGAAGGGTATTCTTCAAAATTAAAACTGAATTTTTGCGGTTTCATATACGGTTTATTATTCTTTTCAAGAATTAAAGATAAACAAAAAGTTTTATACTTGTTAAAAAAGAAAAATGCTTCAATATTACTATAATTGAAGCATTTAAAACTATGATAAATATCTTTTTTTAGTATTGATTTACTTTTCCACCAAAATTCCAAGCTAATGAAAAGCGTAATGTATTGGCTAAAGGATCATCTTGACTTCCTGTGGGAATTAAATACGAAGCATCAAATTCAAAGTCAGAGAAAGCTAACCCAATACCAGTTGTAATGTACGGTTGATCTCCTTTATCTTCGTCTCCATATTTATAACCAGCTCTAACAGCTAAAGCGTCATTATACTTATATTCAGCACTTACACCTACTGTACTTGCAGATTCACCAAATAGAGAAGAAGTTATACCACTTATCACACTGTCATCAGGTAATACATATACATCTACTACACCATCTCCATCATTGTCAACAGCATCTGCTAATGGAACTAATACTTTATTATATTCTAAACCAAGGGATAGAGTACTGATATCACTGAAAATAAAATCATATCCAGCTCCAATTCCTAAATTGGTTGGTAGAGCAGTTTCTGTTGCAGTATTAGAAGTATCATAATCTAATTTAGGACCAATATTTTTAATATTTGCCCCTAAACGAATTCGACTATCAAAACTTCGACCACGTATAACATCCGTTTGATAAAAAGCTGAAATATCAGCAGCAAAAGTGTTGGCTGCTTGACGACTTTCAAAACCGACTTGAGTATTGTCATAAATATCAGAACGAATATAACGACCCGTTACCGCCATAGAGAATTGGTCACTTAATAATAAACCATAAGATAGGTCAATGGCAAATTCATTGGGTTTGAAAGTTCCTTGTGGAACAATGTCTCCTGTAGGACCAATAGTGTTATTTTCTACCTCTCCCATGTTAAAATAATAAATACTAGCAGCTAATGTACTACGTTCAGCATCTCCTAAATATTTAAAAAAGGTAGCATTTAATAAAAAGGTATCATTTGAAATTTCATTTAACCAAGGCGTATATGAAACAGCAAATCCAGAATAATTTTCATTAAATAAGTATTTAGAAGGGTTCCAGTATTGTGAATAAGCATCTGAACTAGTGGCTACTCCCATATCAGCTAGACCACCTGCACGAGCATCGGGAACGATAGATTGGAATACAGCTCCCGTAACAGGCCTTTGATTAATTTGTGCAAAAGCAAGGGAACCAGATGTAATCCATAGAAGTCCTAAAATAATTTTTTTCATAAAATTAAAAATTTATGTTTTCTTTTTTAATATTTCAACGTGTTAATTTTCAAGGCAAAGATATAAAATGATATTCATAAAAAAATTAAAATTTTAATCTTCTCCTTTTAATAATAATTTGTAATGAAAACGTGAATTTTCAGAACTTATTGTTAAAAAATAAAAGTTTATGTAAAATATTTTTTCTAAAATTTCGTTATCTATAACAAAATAAAACTATTTTTGTAGCGTTTTAACAAAAATCTAGTATTTAAAAAACAGTTTTTCAATATGAAAATGAATAAGATAGCAATTCTAACAACACTATCAATTTCTCTATTAGCTTTATCAAGTTGTGGGAAGAAAACCAGTGATCATGCAGATAGTTTAACTGGTTGGGAAGACAATGAAGAAACAGGTTGGTATTTTAGTGGAGATAAAGATCCAGGACAAGGAGGGCCAGGAATGGTATTTGTTGAAGGAGG from Flavobacteriaceae bacterium UJ101 encodes:
- the cdd|CDA gene encoding cytidine deaminase (This enzyme scavenges exogenous and endogenous cytidine and 2'-deoxycytidine for UMP synthesis. Belongs to the cytidine and deoxycytidylate deaminase family; Contains 1 CMP/dCMP-type deaminase domain.; KEGG: cao:Celal_0749 cytidine deaminase) → MKPQKFSFNFEEYPSIESLHTEDQQLLQEAISIRKTAYAPYSKFNVGAAILLDDGTIVTGNNQENAAYPSGLCAERVAIFHAASHHPNKKIIKIAITADAQDSKLFKAIPPCGACRQSLYEYEHKQKQEIEIIFGTDYSKIYKIKSLQNLLPFSFNSDMM